The following are from one region of the Bacillota bacterium genome:
- a CDS encoding sugar ABC transporter substrate-binding protein: PGVKCVVGRTGWSTGTWLGKAVVKAAGMGQCKVAYLIGAQSLTIDQDRFEALKQVIKDYPNIQIAAFQEAQYRRDLAREVMQNVFQAQPDINIVVSSGDQMTLGAYDAAKEAGIEKGIKFIGNGCSKEGWQAIKDGQLFASYADIPYTQGQLLVEVAVKAVRGEPVPESINLEDRRPPLPAEGPVITPENIGQFQPQW, translated from the coding sequence GCCCGGAGTGAAGTGCGTGGTCGGGCGGACCGGGTGGTCGACGGGTACCTGGCTGGGCAAGGCGGTCGTCAAGGCGGCCGGCATGGGTCAGTGCAAGGTGGCCTACCTGATCGGAGCGCAGTCGCTCACCATCGACCAGGATCGCTTCGAGGCCCTCAAGCAGGTCATCAAGGACTATCCGAACATCCAGATCGCGGCCTTCCAGGAGGCGCAGTACCGCCGCGACCTGGCCCGGGAGGTAATGCAGAACGTCTTCCAGGCCCAGCCTGACATCAACATCGTGGTCTCGTCGGGCGACCAGATGACGCTAGGGGCGTACGACGCCGCCAAGGAAGCCGGGATAGAGAAGGGGATCAAGTTCATCGGCAACGGCTGCAGCAAGGAGGGCTGGCAGGCCATCAAGGATGGGCAACTGTTCGCCAGCTACGCCGATATCCCCTACACGCAGGGGCAGTTGCTCGTCGAAGTGGCGGTGAAGGCAGTGCGGGGTGAGCCGGTGCCGGAGTCCATCAACCTGGAGGACAGGCGGCCTCCCCTTCCGGCGGAAGGTCCCGTGATCACCCCCGAGAACATCGGGCAGTTCCAGCCGCAGTGGTAG